The Clostridium sporogenes genome contains a region encoding:
- a CDS encoding threonine/serine exporter family protein, which yields MEAKQVLEISLSVGKMLLSNGAESYRVEETIERICRAYNLQCECMVTAKGVFLSIIDDNNEKITSLKKVKTRGVDLARIDRLNSFSRSLQDNPISYDEAKETLKEIDSLPFFSLPVRIVAAGMTSFVYSLFFKGTIYDAIVSTFISMGIYYMLDRVSKIGFFQFFQFFFAGFIIGILSLVAENIFPLVSRGNVITGGIMILVPGVPLTNGIKDIIYDDFMSGIVKFGEAMLVVTAMGAGIATALTLGVGVKW from the coding sequence ATGGAAGCTAAGCAGGTTTTAGAGATTTCACTTTCTGTAGGAAAAATGCTTTTAAGCAATGGGGCAGAATCCTATAGAGTTGAAGAAACAATTGAGAGAATTTGTAGGGCATATAATTTGCAGTGTGAATGTATGGTTACGGCTAAAGGTGTTTTTTTGTCTATTATAGATGATAATAATGAAAAGATAACTTCACTTAAAAAAGTAAAAACAAGAGGGGTAGACTTAGCTAGAATAGATCGCCTTAATTCTTTTTCTAGAAGCCTTCAAGATAATCCTATTTCCTATGATGAAGCTAAAGAAACCTTAAAAGAAATAGATTCACTGCCATTTTTCAGTTTACCAGTAAGGATTGTAGCTGCAGGCATGACTTCCTTTGTTTATTCCTTATTTTTTAAGGGGACAATTTATGATGCTATTGTTTCAACTTTTATTAGTATGGGAATTTATTATATGTTAGATAGGGTATCTAAGATCGGATTTTTTCAATTTTTTCAATTTTTCTTTGCAGGTTTTATTATAGGAATATTAAGTTTAGTTGCGGAAAATATATTCCCACTTGTAAGTAGAGGAAATGTTATAACAGGAGGAATAATGATATTAGTTCCAGGAGTGCCACTTACAAATGGTATAAAAGATATTATCTATGACGATTTTATGTCTGGTATAGTAAAGTTTGGAGAGGCAATGTTAGTGGTAACTGCTATGGGAGCAGGAATTGCTACAGCATTGACATTGGGAGTAGGTGTTAAGTGGTGA
- a CDS encoding threonine/serine exporter family protein: protein MVIKQIILAFFGSVFPVVLFNIDRKKIIWTGFAGSIGWTVYLIVYNYIHSPVMASFVGAFMVGIYSEFMARKLKTPAMQFSIPGIFPLVPGITAYYAINSIVEQNYALAYSKGFQTVAVGGAIAFGIMLSSTTVRFITKITQTKRVK from the coding sequence GTGGTGATAAAACAAATTATATTAGCGTTTTTTGGAAGCGTGTTTCCCGTTGTACTTTTTAATATTGATAGAAAAAAAATAATATGGACTGGTTTCGCAGGTTCTATTGGTTGGACGGTATATCTTATAGTATATAATTATATACATAGCCCTGTTATGGCATCCTTTGTTGGGGCTTTTATGGTAGGAATATATAGTGAATTTATGGCAAGAAAGCTTAAAACACCTGCTATGCAGTTCTCTATACCAGGCATATTCCCATTGGTACCAGGAATTACTGCTTATTATGCTATAAATTCTATAGTTGAGCAAAATTATGCTTTAGCTTATTCTAAGGGATTTCAAACTGTAGCTGTAGGTGGAGCAATTGCTTTTGGTATAATGCTTTCTTCCACTACTGTTAGGTTTATTACGAAAATAACACAAACTAAAAGAGTGAAATAA
- a CDS encoding PLP-dependent aminotransferase family protein gives MLFDIKLDKNSPVYIQISDYIKSMILKGMIRKDEKLPSTRELASMLKVSRNTIISAYEFLEDDGFIYMKKGKGAFVSNVNIHVEEKWEINWEKNINDYAKKAESLDIIKHEIPWEKGMISFKSISPDENLFDLDEFKKAFLNRFSLEGEKILNYGYAIGYRDLINHIMKYMKNKGVDTSNKKILITNGFTEGFDIVLSSLIQKGDKVLCENPTHNTAIKIMKMHDIEIVGIDMDKDGINIDKLKETIGKNNIKLAYLVPSYHNPTGIVMSPEKRIKIYNILKDNNIPIVEDGFNEELRYSGDHVSPMIAFSGKGNSIIYIGSFSKVLFPGIRIGWVLGDEKLIDYLESVKRSRNIHTSFLDQAILYEYLKSGNFEKYIKKARKIYKGKYEFALKCAKKYIPAEYITGEGGLHIFVKLKNVKSRELLKECCKRGVIFTPGDIFYVDNKGEDTFRLGISRVSLEEIEKGFKIIGNSAKKLINNYI, from the coding sequence ATGTTATTTGATATAAAATTAGATAAAAATTCACCAGTATATATTCAGATAAGTGATTATATAAAATCTATGATATTAAAGGGAATGATAAGAAAAGATGAAAAATTGCCATCTACTAGAGAGCTAGCTTCTATGCTTAAAGTTAGTAGAAATACTATCATATCTGCTTATGAATTTTTAGAGGATGATGGCTTTATATATATGAAAAAGGGAAAGGGCGCTTTTGTTTCTAATGTTAACATTCATGTGGAAGAAAAATGGGAAATTAATTGGGAAAAGAATATAAACGATTATGCTAAGAAAGCTGAAAGTTTAGATATTATAAAGCATGAGATACCTTGGGAAAAGGGCATGATATCCTTTAAAAGTATTTCGCCAGATGAGAATTTATTTGATTTAGATGAATTTAAAAAAGCTTTTTTAAATAGATTTTCTTTAGAAGGGGAAAAAATATTAAATTACGGTTATGCTATAGGATATAGGGATTTAATAAATCATATTATGAAATATATGAAAAATAAAGGAGTGGATACATCAAATAAAAAGATATTAATAACTAATGGTTTTACAGAAGGCTTTGATATCGTATTATCTTCTCTAATACAAAAAGGAGATAAAGTATTATGTGAAAACCCTACTCATAATACAGCTATAAAAATAATGAAAATGCATGATATTGAAATTGTAGGTATCGATATGGATAAAGACGGTATAAATATAGATAAATTAAAAGAGACTATAGGTAAAAACAATATAAAATTAGCTTATTTGGTACCTTCTTATCATAACCCTACAGGTATAGTTATGAGTCCAGAAAAAAGAATAAAAATATACAATATATTAAAAGATAATAACATACCTATAGTAGAGGATGGTTTTAATGAAGAACTAAGATATTCTGGTGATCATGTATCTCCTATGATTGCTTTTTCTGGTAAGGGTAATAGTATTATCTATATAGGAAGCTTTTCAAAGGTACTTTTCCCTGGAATAAGAATAGGTTGGGTATTAGGAGATGAAAAGCTCATAGACTATTTAGAAAGTGTAAAAAGAAGTAGAAATATCCATACATCATTTTTAGATCAGGCTATATTATATGAATATTTAAAGAGTGGAAATTTTGAAAAATATATTAAAAAGGCTAGGAAAATATATAAAGGAAAATATGAATTCGCTTTAAAATGTGCTAAAAAATATATACCTGCAGAATATATAACAGGAGAAGGTGGTCTTCATATATTTGTAAAATTAAAAAATGTAAAATCAAGGGAATTATTAAAAGAGTGTTGTAAAAGGGGAGTAATTTTTACTCCAGGAGACATATTTTATGTAGATAATAAAGGAGAAGACACTTTTAGATTAGGTATATCTAGGGTTTCTTTAGAAGAAATAGAAAAAGGTTTCAAAATTATAGGAAATTCAGCAAAAAAACTTATAAATAATTATATTTAG
- a CDS encoding LemA family protein, producing MKKGLRNTLIVVGIILLILVPLIGTYNKLVSMDQNVNRAASNIDTNLQRRSDLISNLVETVKGYAAQEKDIFKGVADARSKLAGAQKIDEKAQANEELSGALSRLLVVVERYPDLKSSQNFKDLSVAIEGTENRIAIARQDYNESVNKYNTSIRKFPNSIVAGIFRFSEKPYFKAEAGASKVPKVDFSK from the coding sequence ATGAAAAAAGGATTGAGAAATACCCTTATAGTAGTAGGGATAATTTTATTAATACTAGTTCCTTTGATAGGAACATATAACAAATTAGTATCTATGGATCAAAATGTAAATAGAGCAGCGTCTAATATTGATACTAATCTTCAAAGAAGATCTGATCTTATATCAAATTTAGTAGAAACAGTAAAAGGTTATGCTGCACAGGAAAAAGATATTTTTAAAGGTGTAGCAGATGCAAGATCAAAATTGGCAGGGGCACAAAAGATAGATGAAAAAGCTCAAGCTAATGAAGAATTATCAGGAGCTTTATCAAGATTATTAGTTGTAGTTGAAAGATATCCTGATTTAAAGTCTAGTCAAAATTTTAAAGATTTATCAGTAGCTATAGAAGGAACAGAAAACAGAATAGCTATCGCAAGACAAGATTATAATGAATCTGTAAATAAATATAATACTAGTATAAGAAAATTCCCAAACTCTATTGTAGCTGGTATATTTAGATTTAGTGAAAAGCCATACTTTAAAGCAGAAGCAGGAGCAAGTAAAGTACCAAAAGTAGATTTTTCTAAGTAG